TGATGAAAATGATCCCCGCACAACGCATGGGCACACCTGAAGAAGTGGCCGGCGCGGTGAATTTCCTGATGTCGGCGGAAGCCTCGTACATCACCCGGCAGGTTCTGGCCGTCAACGGAGGCCTGTGCTGATGAAGCGCGTCGTCGTCACCGGCATGGCCGGCATTACCTCACTGGGCAACGATTGGGCGACCATCGCCGCTAACTTCGCAGCCAACCGCAGCGGCATCCGCCGGATGGACGAGTGGGACCGCTTCACCGAACTCAACACGCGCCTCGCCGGGCCGATCGATGATTTCAAGGTTCCCAGCCACTGGACGCGCAAACAATTGCGCAGCATGGGCCGCGTCTCGCGCCTCGCTGTCGGTGCCGCCGAGCAAGCGCTGGCCGACGCCGGGCTGCTGGGCGACGAATCGATCAAGGACGGGCGGATGGGCGTCGCGTGCGGCTCGTCCACCGGCAGCACCGACGAGATCAAGGCGTTCGGCAACATGCTGCTCAACTCGGTCGCCGAAGGCCTCAACGCCAACTCCTACGTGCGGATGATGCCGCACACCACTGCGGCGAATATCAGCATTTTCTTCGGCCTCACCGGCCGGCTGATCCCGACTTCCAGCGCCTGCACCAGCGGCAGCCAGGGCATCGGCTACGCCTACGAATCGATCAAGTTCGGCCGCCTGCCGCTGATGCTCGCCGGTGGCGCCGAAGAACTGTGCCCGACCGAAGCCATGGTGTTCGACGCGCTTTACGCCACCAGCCTGAAAAACGACGCCCCGCAGACCTCGCCGCGCCCATACGACAGTGGCCGCGATGGCCTGGTGATCGGTGAGGGCGGCGGCATGCTGGTGCTCGAAGAACTCGAACACGCCTTGGCCCGTGGCGCGCACATCCACGCCGAGCTCGTCGGTTTCGGCAGCAACGCCGACGGCCAGCACACCACGCGCCCCGAGCAAGTCACCATGCGCCGGGCCATGGAGCTGGCGTTGGAAGACGCCGGTCTACAGCCCTCGGACATCGGCTACGTCAACGGCCACGGCACCGCGACCGAACAGGGCGACATCGCCGAAACACTGGCGACCAGCGCATTGTTCGGCGAGCACATGCCGATCAGTTCGCAGAAGAGCTTCCTCGGCCACACGCTCGGCGCGTGCGGCGCGCTGGAATCCTGGTTCAGCATCGAAATGATGAACCGCGACCTCTACGCCCACACGTTCAACCTCGACGAGGTCGACCCGCAC
The window above is part of the Pseudomonas prosekii genome. Proteins encoded here:
- a CDS encoding beta-ketoacyl-ACP synthase, whose product is MKRVVVTGMAGITSLGNDWATIAANFAANRSGIRRMDEWDRFTELNTRLAGPIDDFKVPSHWTRKQLRSMGRVSRLAVGAAEQALADAGLLGDESIKDGRMGVACGSSTGSTDEIKAFGNMLLNSVAEGLNANSYVRMMPHTTAANISIFFGLTGRLIPTSSACTSGSQGIGYAYESIKFGRLPLMLAGGAEELCPTEAMVFDALYATSLKNDAPQTSPRPYDSGRDGLVIGEGGGMLVLEELEHALARGAHIHAELVGFGSNADGQHTTRPEQVTMRRAMELALEDAGLQPSDIGYVNGHGTATEQGDIAETLATSALFGEHMPISSQKSFLGHTLGACGALESWFSIEMMNRDLYAHTFNLDEVDPHCGKLDYLRGEFRQMSNQYVMNNNFAFGGVNTSLIFRRWS